DNA from Onthophagus taurus isolate NC chromosome 2, IU_Otau_3.0, whole genome shotgun sequence:
CCAGtcattaaagttaaaattatcaCTAACATTAGATTGCCgtttattgtaatattaaaaacagcgaaacaaaaaattaaaacgactCCGGTTTGGACGGCCATCACAATAAATTGGGTTATTACATGACCGGAAAGTAATTCCAAACCGCTTATTCCGCTTACTAAGGATCGTTCCAAAATGCCTTCGTTTCGTTCTAAAAGCATAGCTCCCGAAGTTAAAGCTACGGCTAAGAAATAAACAATtctgaaaacaaaacaaaattaatcaataattaaggagtattatactctattttttaattcggagaagtgttttcaaattgaagcgccaGAAAGAAGGGTTGTTATTGgtcagttttaagcaaaaattataCTAGAACAATTCGAGATGTTGCCAGCCGCCTAGAAACTAAAaaagccgcacgtctctcaagacggctaaatccggacgattctagttctaggtctagtgttagttctagttttagtgcaataaaaatatgcaacatagtgatattttatgctaactagcgctgcctaccagccgtcttaagagaggtACAGCTAAATGGagtgtttctaggtctagtgttagttctagtgctagtattagtctagttttatttgttattcagcgatagattattgtatatttttattgagctataacggacactacCTTCCctgtattaatccgttatatcgaggttttagtgtaatatcaaattatattgacatgttgcattttatgtgggacaaagtaagtaggtacgccctggtttttattatgtttaaacaaataaataattaaattcgtaactagtttacttaaaatcctctctggttttaaaacacccgccaaaaaatagctttttaaaattacactAGTGTAAAGATGGGCTTTTCATTTTACTGCTCCGAAGTAAAAAATAGAGTAAAACTATGATTTTGATATCTTACGTTAAAATAACTCCTGGGGCTGCGAAATCAGTAAAATCTGGTGCATTTGCTCCGTATAATGGTTCATTAAAACGCATAGGAATTTGCCCAATCTTTCTATCAATTCCACACACTTCTAAATAATCTTGAAAGAACGTTTCAAAAGCTTTATATAAATCACGTTTTAAAAACGATCCTATATTTTGATCTGAAagtaacaaaaagaaaaattagggttataaaatatttttgacattttaaggttatgtttttaattttttaaggttatttcaaatttaaacattatagATTTACTTGAAATATCTTGATAAACATCCACTTCGGAACTAATAACATTAGCTTCTGATAAAGATCGTCCATCATTGAGTCGAGCTCTTATCGCATCGGAGAAATTGTGTCGAAAATGAACGGCAGCCCAAGAATTACCAGCTCTAACTTCATCTTGAGCTTTTTCCAACGTGTCAAAATAGGATAAAATCAATGTTCTATTCTCGAGATAATCcaaaaagttacaacttaATCGCGTTGAGTTACACTCGTGcgttttataacatttttcacCCTCGTTCAACTCGTAATTGACCACCGATAAATTTAAGAAAGTCGGGTCGTGACCGATTGACAAACAAAATAGGATAATCTGAGCTATAGGTAAAACTATAATGAACAACATAACCGGATAATTTCTTGCCAtccataaaaagtttttccaaaTTAATGCTTTCATATGTTccatgtttaaaattttaaaatagtcAGCAAATTTTCTTGGTGGATCTTCTTCTGGCGGTAATTCCGGTGGTGGCAAATCGGTGTTATCAGGAGTAAGTGAAATTCGTCTAGTACGACTTGTAGTTGATACATTATCACCAAATTCACCAGATATTTCACCGGCTTCGTCATCGATAACAGCAGCTTCATTTACAATACCAGAGGGAACTTGTATCGCTGAAGTTACAACTTGAGCAATTGATGAACGACGACGTTTTCCTTGATTTTGAATAACTGATAGCTTGAGAAAAACGTCTTCAAGAGAATCGGAGCCATATTGTTGCATTAAACTTGCCGGGGATGCTTCTGCTAAGAAATAACCACCACGCATTAATccaatctaaaattaaattaaaaattaacttcatATCGCTGCTGTCAATcagaataaataatttataatatgggatttttaataaataatgttgaaaCTGAAAAttgcgtcataatatcattgGCATTCAAGATAGTATAATgtgttaaagttttttttgcgGTGTCTTTACGTAGACGGTTTTTTATTGAGTAACGCACGAGACGAAATTTTGCCTTGAACCGCAACCATACACATGGTAAATTTTAAGTGG
Protein-coding regions in this window:
- the LOC111427295 gene encoding ABC transporter G family member 20; the encoded protein is MATSEGAITIELKRSQLKTQTSTVSSRRQQAVCVRRAYKRYGTKKNPFVILDGLNMTVPKGTIYGLLGASGCGKTTLLSCIVGRKRLNSGEIWVLGGHPGSRGSGVPGPRLGYMPQEIALYGEFTIRETMRFFGWINNMKSSKIEERLHFLLELLMLPEADRQVKVLSGGQQRRVSLAAALLHEPELLILDEPTVGVDPLLRKNIWDHLVEITKQARRTVIITTHYIDETRQAHLIGLMRGGYFLAEASPASLMQQYGSDSLEDVFLKLSVIQNQGKRRRSSIAQVVTSAIQVPSGIVNEAAVIDDEAGEISGEFGDNVSTTSRTRRISLTPDNTDLPPPELPPEEDPPRKFADYFKILNMEHMKALIWKNFLWMARNYPVMLFIIVLPIAQIILFCLSIGHDPTFLNLSVVNYELNEGEKCYKTHECNSTRLSCNFLDYLENRTLILSYFDTLEKAQDEVRAGNSWAAVHFRHNFSDAIRARLNDGRSLSEANVISSEVDVYQDISNQNIGSFLKRDLYKAFETFFQDYLEVCGIDRKIGQIPMRFNEPLYGANAPDFTDFAAPGVILTIVYFLAVALTSGAMLLERNEGILERSLVSGISGLELLSGHVITQFIVMAVQTGVVLIFCFAVFNITINGNLMLVIILTLMTGLCGMCFGCVVSCICDTERTATYLALGSFLPIVMLCGIVWPIEAMHKSLQIIAFFLPLTKSTESLRSIMQRAWVFNNPVVYVGFISTFLWMAVYLTASILLLKFKKG